The Lactuca sativa cultivar Salinas chromosome 2, Lsat_Salinas_v11, whole genome shotgun sequence genome includes a window with the following:
- the LOC111901355 gene encoding uncharacterized protein LOC111901355: MVEALCHTTSRSLWCALESAYTHAPLERAHNLKDSLRQLKRGDSSVSKFGRKLKFVCDHLVAIGHLILNDDNSHWFLCGLGPAFESFSTAYRTIRSRPPYHDLLAQAEGQELVVHSLHGSSTPQVAFSASHQFPAASHNSSCGWGKSGRGGSNDYSGAHVGQGRRSPHCQLCRTDGLYANMCPQLPTYAKQSSYSIANLA, encoded by the coding sequence ATGGTTGAGGCTCTATGTCACACTACCTCTCGTTCTCTTTGGTGTGCATTAGAGTCTGCTTACACACATGCTCCTTTAGAACGAGCCCATAATCTTAAAGATTCTCTAAGGCAATTAAAGAGAGGTGATTCATCTGTTTCTAAGTTTGGCAGAAAATTAAAGTTTGTATGTGATCATCTAGTTGCCATTGGTCATCTCATTTTAAATGATGACAACTCCCATTGGTTTCTCTGTGGTTTGGGTCCTGCTTTCGAATCCTTCTCCACTGCTTATCGTACAATCCGGTCTAGACCTCCTTATCATGATTTACTAGCTCAAGCAGAAGGACAAGAACTTGTTGTTCATTCCCTTCATGGCTCCTCCACACCTCAAGTCGCCTTTTCTGCATCTCATCAATTCCCTGCCGCCTCTCACAACTCTTCATGTGGTTGGGGCAAGTCAGGTCGAGGAGGTAGTAATGATTATTCTGGAGCTCATGTTGGTCAAGGTCGTCGATCTCCCCACTGTCAATTATGTAGAACTGATGGTCTTTATGCTAATATGTGTCCTCAGTTGCCTACATATGCTAAGCAATCCTCCTATTCGATTGCCAATTTAGCTTAG